A genomic window from Alkalihalobacillus sp. AL-G includes:
- a CDS encoding peptidoglycan DD-metalloendopeptidase family protein — protein MREEENKKSVRPLNTKWYKKKRWIYPAVYLGFAAVILASVLWYQNSIGENLNEEADPAGFEDQEAVPAVSDSEVFKSPVDKAAVNVQRKFYDSEASAAEQEAALVFYNNTYFQNKGINYATESGEPFDVMASLSGKVVKADQEPLLGYVVHIEHDNGVVTHYSSLADVQVEKGDTIKQGQVLGTAGMNLLDKEAKIHVHFEVRKDGVAVNPLDYFNKTVTDIPDQKQSAEEKAGTVGDEGASTDQAEADQDVTSDPAEADDANTNDGTQPEGEGADTGSSTDSADETDDAQPQENSIEDEDQTDASRVSESA, from the coding sequence ATGAGAGAAGAAGAAAACAAAAAATCCGTTCGTCCTCTAAACACAAAGTGGTACAAAAAGAAGCGTTGGATTTATCCAGCAGTATATCTTGGGTTCGCAGCAGTAATCTTAGCATCGGTTCTCTGGTATCAGAACAGCATTGGCGAAAATCTTAATGAAGAAGCTGATCCAGCAGGTTTTGAAGACCAGGAAGCTGTACCAGCAGTTTCAGATTCCGAAGTGTTCAAATCGCCAGTGGATAAAGCGGCTGTCAACGTTCAAAGGAAGTTTTATGACAGTGAAGCATCTGCAGCAGAACAAGAAGCAGCTCTCGTATTCTATAATAATACCTACTTCCAGAACAAAGGAATCAACTATGCTACTGAGAGCGGTGAACCATTTGATGTGATGGCAAGCTTAAGCGGAAAAGTCGTAAAAGCTGACCAGGAGCCACTCCTTGGGTATGTCGTACACATCGAACATGACAACGGCGTGGTAACACACTATTCTAGTCTAGCGGATGTTCAGGTTGAAAAAGGTGACACTATTAAGCAAGGACAAGTACTTGGAACTGCAGGTATGAACCTACTTGATAAGGAAGCCAAAATTCACGTTCACTTTGAGGTACGTAAAGATGGAGTCGCAGTGAATCCATTAGATTACTTCAACAAAACGGTGACTGACATTCCGGATCAAAAGCAATCAGCAGAGGAAAAAGCAGGTACAGTTGGGGATGAAGGAGCATCTACGGATCAAGCTGAGGCTGATCAAGATGTTACATCTGACCCAGCAGAAGCTGATGATGCAAACACGAATGATGGAACCCAACCTGAAGGTGAAGGTGCCGATACGGGATCTTCAACTGACTCGGCTGATGAAACTGACGACGCTCAACCACAGGAAAATTCAATTGAGGACGAGGATCAAACAGACGCTTCCCGAGTATCGGAAAGCGCCTAA
- the spoIID gene encoding stage II sporulation protein D has protein sequence MKPIRNRKPFYFIIFGLMTLILLIPSLLVLPFNGKSISTVSPKVESVPVSQPIVFNSSVDVSVYRTDAKQVDTLPLEEYVKGVVAAEMPADFEMQALKAQALTARTYIIKMLLHETDLNLPEGADVTDTKMHQVYKSDEELKQIWPEDYAWKINKIAKAVKETEGKVITYEGKPIDALFFSTSNGFTQNSEDYYSTAFPYLKSVESPWDKQSPKYTYKHVLPVSLVEQKLNVQLKDDGEIGKVLSRTSGNYIDMIEIDGKKLNGRDIRDGLELRSTDFTMVKKDDKVIVQTRGYGHGVGMSQYGANGMAKAGKTYKEIVKHYYNGVSITDTKAYTAKLN, from the coding sequence ATGAAGCCTATTCGAAACCGGAAACCTTTTTATTTTATTATATTTGGACTAATGACGTTAATATTGCTGATTCCGTCCTTACTTGTATTACCATTTAACGGAAAATCGATTTCTACCGTCTCGCCTAAGGTTGAGAGTGTACCTGTAAGTCAACCGATTGTCTTTAATTCATCTGTCGATGTCTCCGTTTATCGAACGGATGCTAAGCAAGTCGATACGCTTCCGCTTGAAGAGTATGTAAAAGGAGTCGTAGCAGCAGAAATGCCAGCAGACTTTGAAATGCAGGCGTTAAAGGCACAGGCACTGACCGCTCGCACTTATATTATTAAAATGCTTTTACATGAAACAGACTTGAATTTACCTGAAGGTGCGGATGTTACCGACACAAAAATGCATCAGGTATATAAAAGCGACGAGGAACTGAAGCAAATATGGCCAGAGGATTACGCGTGGAAAATCAACAAAATAGCAAAAGCGGTAAAGGAAACAGAAGGAAAGGTCATCACTTACGAAGGAAAGCCTATCGATGCGTTATTCTTTTCGACGAGCAATGGATTTACCCAGAATTCAGAGGATTACTACTCGACTGCCTTTCCTTATTTAAAAAGTGTGGAAAGTCCATGGGATAAGCAATCACCGAAATATACGTATAAACATGTACTCCCCGTTTCATTAGTTGAGCAAAAGCTGAATGTTCAGTTGAAAGATGACGGAGAAATCGGAAAGGTATTGTCACGAACATCTGGAAACTACATCGATATGATTGAAATCGATGGAAAAAAATTAAATGGAAGAGATATACGAGACGGTCTAGAATTGAGGTCCACCGACTTTACGATGGTTAAGAAGGATGATAAAGTCATTGTGCAAACAAGAGGATACGGCCACGGTGTCGGTATGAGTCAATACGGCGCAAATGGGATGGCGAAAGCAGGAAAAACATATAAGGAAATTGTGAAACACTATTACAATGGCGTCAGCATAACAGATACGAAAGCCTACACTGCAAAACTGAACTAA
- the murA gene encoding UDP-N-acetylglucosamine 1-carboxyvinyltransferase — translation MEKIIVRGGRRLEGSIKVEGAKNAVLPVIAASILARQGTSTISEVPALADVYTIQEVLRYLNVNAEYSNNQIKVNASEPLKTEAPFEYVRKMRASFLVMGPLLARVGIARIALPGGCAIGSRPIDQHLKGFEAMGAKVKIGNGFIEARVDGRLQGAKIYLDFPSVGATENIMMAASLAKGTTILENVAKEPEIVCLANYLNAMGAKVRGAGTGTIRIEGVPEMHAAEHSVIADRIEAGTFMVAAAITGGDVTIENAVQEHLTPLVAKLEETGVKIEETETGLRIIGPETLKPVDIKTMPHPGFPTDLQSQMMALLLAANGTSVITETVFENRFMHVEEFRRMNGDIKIEGRSAVINGPAQLQGAEVAATDLRAGAALILAGLIADGYTRVTELHHLDRGYVDFTGKLSALGADVERVKEEIEEVAKEATTAQLKAKPNMA, via the coding sequence TTGGAAAAAATCATCGTCCGTGGTGGTAGGCGGTTAGAAGGTTCCATCAAAGTAGAAGGAGCAAAAAATGCCGTACTGCCTGTCATCGCAGCATCCATCTTAGCTCGTCAAGGCACAAGCACAATCTCGGAGGTGCCGGCCCTAGCGGATGTGTACACAATTCAAGAAGTATTACGTTATTTAAATGTGAATGCTGAGTATTCAAACAATCAGATAAAGGTAAACGCAAGTGAACCGTTGAAAACTGAAGCACCATTTGAATATGTTCGAAAAATGCGAGCATCATTTCTCGTAATGGGCCCATTGCTGGCACGAGTAGGGATTGCTCGAATTGCACTCCCAGGAGGCTGTGCGATTGGATCACGCCCGATTGATCAGCACTTAAAAGGATTTGAAGCAATGGGTGCAAAGGTTAAGATCGGGAACGGTTTTATTGAAGCGCGTGTAGACGGCCGTCTTCAAGGCGCGAAGATTTATCTTGATTTTCCAAGTGTCGGCGCTACCGAAAACATCATGATGGCCGCATCCCTGGCTAAAGGCACGACTATCCTTGAAAATGTTGCGAAAGAACCTGAAATTGTCTGTCTTGCGAACTATTTGAATGCAATGGGCGCGAAAGTACGAGGTGCTGGAACAGGTACGATCCGTATAGAAGGCGTTCCGGAAATGCATGCAGCAGAACATTCTGTCATCGCAGACCGTATTGAAGCAGGTACCTTTATGGTTGCCGCAGCGATTACCGGTGGAGATGTTACGATCGAAAACGCTGTACAGGAACACCTCACACCTCTAGTTGCGAAGCTGGAAGAAACAGGTGTCAAGATTGAAGAAACAGAAACTGGTCTGCGTATCATCGGGCCAGAGACTTTAAAGCCAGTAGATATTAAAACGATGCCACATCCAGGATTCCCTACAGATCTTCAGTCGCAGATGATGGCACTGCTATTAGCTGCAAACGGTACAAGTGTCATCACAGAAACCGTTTTTGAAAACCGCTTTATGCATGTGGAAGAATTTCGACGTATGAATGGTGATATTAAAATCGAAGGACGTTCAGCTGTCATCAATGGACCCGCACAGCTCCAAGGGGCAGAAGTGGCTGCGACGGACTTACGTGCTGGGGCAGCGCTGATCTTAGCCGGTCTGATTGCTGATGGGTATACGCGTGTCACTGAACTCCATCATCTTGATCGAGGGTACGTAGACTTTACAGGCAAGCTGTCTGCTCTAGGTGCAGATGTTGAACGAGTGAAGGAAGAAATTGAGGAAGTGGCGAAGGAAGCTACAACTGCTCAGCTTAAAGCAAAGCCGAATATGGCATAA
- a CDS encoding YwmB family TATA-box binding protein, whose product MGKKVLMTGLMLTILLACFSGAQAKQSNWNDQALVQITSVMQQSDIDIKNWSLYGKSTSGFVSDFTGYVNVVESLQAKSPSFNWEKIIESNEHWSVTGFNIHSSGIKERVSVFAYPHKKQYKTYIIYEVEGHDWNSQVWDSFKPEFRKKVQWFLGESPSIYTCVQGTDSGTIDIVLQKMAKQLVQSFNATTVEALYEETFLSLSAYTDQWKHSILTDQQKMNLQIGLRTHGIGGKTTITIGTPIITTEY is encoded by the coding sequence ATGGGGAAAAAAGTTCTTATGACTGGTTTAATGTTGACGATTTTGCTTGCATGTTTTTCAGGAGCACAGGCGAAACAAAGTAATTGGAATGATCAAGCTTTAGTGCAGATTACCAGTGTGATGCAACAATCAGATATCGACATCAAGAACTGGTCTTTATACGGTAAATCGACATCTGGTTTTGTATCTGACTTTACTGGGTATGTGAATGTTGTAGAAAGCCTGCAGGCAAAATCGCCAAGCTTCAACTGGGAGAAAATTATCGAGTCGAATGAACATTGGAGTGTCACTGGTTTCAACATCCATTCATCAGGAATCAAGGAACGAGTCTCCGTGTTCGCATACCCCCACAAAAAACAGTATAAAACGTACATTATTTATGAAGTTGAAGGACACGACTGGAATTCTCAGGTTTGGGATTCATTCAAACCTGAATTCAGGAAGAAAGTCCAGTGGTTTTTAGGTGAATCCCCTTCTATTTATACTTGTGTACAAGGGACAGACTCTGGTACAATTGATATTGTTTTGCAGAAAATGGCGAAACAACTCGTTCAGTCATTCAACGCTACTACAGTCGAAGCATTATATGAAGAGACATTTCTGTCCTTATCAGCATATACTGACCAATGGAAGCACTCAATTTTAACAGATCAGCAAAAGATGAACTTACAAATAGGATTACGAACTCACGGAATAGGCGGAAAGACAACCATTACAATAGGAACACCGATTATAACGACTGAATATTAA
- a CDS encoding DUF1146 family protein has translation MVPFGQQALLNILVNILFVVITWWAIQGIHFEKFIKKGNVQQARVIMILLTIAISSLVSTFFLNYLSWSLQLRLLL, from the coding sequence ATGGTTCCATTTGGACAACAAGCGTTATTAAACATCCTCGTCAACATTTTATTTGTTGTGATTACGTGGTGGGCCATTCAAGGTATTCATTTTGAAAAGTTTATAAAAAAGGGAAACGTACAGCAAGCTCGTGTAATCATGATCTTGCTTACAATTGCAATTTCTTCATTGGTCAGTACCTTCTTTTTAAACTATCTCTCGTGGTCCCTGCAGCTTAGACTTCTACTTTAA
- the nuoN gene encoding NADH-quinone oxidoreductase subunit NuoN, whose amino-acid sequence MNLERLLSFNWEIMAPEFTILIAAILLSLIDLFMPDKASRKPLALLGLAGIIIAIVFGVLQIGDPVSSILMDTYRFDSFALAFKLLFLVATAMILLLAFDFEGESNWAYRGEFYYLLLTALLGAMMMASSADLITLFVGLELLSISSYILAGMRKKNLHSNEAAFKYVVNGGIATAITLFGMSYIYGLTGQTNLYRISEMLADPRVEANGFLVVMAFVMMFVGLSFKISAAPFHMWAPDVYQGSPTPVTTFLSVVSKMAGFTLILKIFLVIFLGSRGWHNEVLLDIQPYIAIIAGLTMIIGNVVALRQRNIKRMFAYSSIAHAGYVLVPFVSLSSIVFKTTWFYLLAYLLMNIGAFAVIQFVTEREKSEDFTAFAGLNKRAPLTAFMMAVFIISLAGLPFTAGFIGKFGIFMSALGTGHYILASVMIATTVVSYVYYFNVLVQIYFRKGIDDRIRPSIGLIIVIVICTVGTLLFGIYPSAALDFFHSGFSMNDLFAPPK is encoded by the coding sequence ATGAACTTAGAAAGACTGCTAAGCTTTAACTGGGAGATCATGGCCCCTGAATTCACGATCTTGATTGCCGCCATACTGTTGTCGCTGATTGATTTGTTCATGCCTGATAAAGCAAGTCGGAAGCCATTAGCCTTACTCGGGCTGGCAGGGATCATCATCGCCATTGTGTTTGGCGTCTTGCAAATCGGGGATCCGGTATCGAGCATCCTCATGGATACGTACCGCTTCGATTCATTTGCGCTTGCTTTTAAGCTGCTGTTTTTAGTAGCGACAGCAATGATTTTGTTACTTGCCTTTGATTTTGAAGGCGAGAGCAATTGGGCATACCGAGGGGAATTTTATTATCTCTTGTTAACAGCATTATTAGGGGCAATGATGATGGCATCCAGTGCCGACCTCATCACGTTGTTCGTCGGTCTCGAGCTGCTATCGATTTCTTCTTATATTTTAGCTGGAATGCGAAAGAAAAATCTGCATTCGAACGAAGCAGCCTTTAAATATGTCGTGAACGGCGGGATTGCCACAGCGATTACCTTGTTCGGGATGAGCTATATTTATGGGTTGACCGGCCAAACAAATCTATACCGAATCAGTGAGATGCTGGCCGACCCTCGCGTCGAGGCAAATGGATTTTTAGTCGTAATGGCATTTGTCATGATGTTTGTGGGATTGTCCTTTAAAATTTCCGCTGCCCCGTTCCATATGTGGGCGCCGGATGTTTACCAAGGTTCTCCAACACCAGTAACGACATTCTTAAGCGTCGTTTCAAAAATGGCTGGATTTACATTGATTTTAAAAATATTCCTTGTCATTTTCTTGGGGTCCCGTGGATGGCATAATGAAGTCCTGTTGGACATACAGCCATATATCGCGATAATCGCTGGCTTGACAATGATTATCGGAAATGTCGTTGCTTTGAGACAACGGAATATCAAGCGCATGTTCGCCTATTCAAGCATTGCTCACGCAGGCTACGTGCTCGTTCCATTCGTATCGTTGTCTTCGATCGTGTTTAAAACGACATGGTTTTACTTGCTTGCGTACTTATTGATGAATATCGGAGCCTTCGCGGTGATCCAATTCGTGACAGAACGGGAGAAATCGGAAGACTTTACGGCATTTGCTGGTTTGAATAAGAGAGCCCCATTGACTGCATTTATGATGGCGGTATTCATCATCTCTCTTGCAGGGCTTCCATTTACTGCAGGATTCATTGGTAAATTCGGAATCTTCATGAGTGCACTCGGAACTGGACATTACATCCTCGCATCCGTGATGATTGCCACAACAGTCGTCTCATATGTGTACTATTTTAATGTGTTGGTCCAGATTTATTTCCGAAAAGGCATCGACGATCGGATCCGTCCATCGATCGGGCTCATTATTGTGATCGTTATTTGTACGGTCGGAACATTGTTGTTCGGTATTTATCCGTCAGCAGCACTCGACTTCTTCCATTCTGGATTTAGCATGAACGATCTGTTTGCACCACCAAAATAA
- a CDS encoding NuoM family protein, which yields MESILLSALVFSPLIGILVLAFMPKTEEKLLKWVGFLATLLPLALSSIAYFGFDKAIENIQFAEQYRWIDFQIQGFQNGGDFTISYDLGVSGLTVVLLLLTAIVSTLAAAASVWIKENWKGYFMLFLLLELGMLGVFASQNLLMFFIFFEITLIPTFFLIGKWGYIDREKAAYSFLVYNGLGSAILLIVFIILYMKTGTMNYTGLSAFFGQPPELLERMYIGDEFRLGLLIALLVAFGVKLPIVPLHSWMLQVHVQAPPSIVMIHSGILLKIGAYGLYQFGIGFFPEEFKMIAFWIALLGVFNLLYGAFIAFVQVDFKRVLAYSSVSHMGIVLIGLASLNGAGVQGAMFQVVSHGLISALLFFLVGLIYERTGTSLITHLGGMAKVMPITAGFLLVGGLASLGLPGMSGFVSEFMAFLGLFKEMPVLAAVGTLGIILTAVYMLRAVLGMTFGETKETLLHLKEPRFVDWVPALVLTLLIVLIGVYPAILSDMLQLTINAMMAGRGAVV from the coding sequence ATGGAATCGATTCTTTTATCAGCACTTGTATTCTCCCCATTAATCGGAATCCTAGTGTTAGCTTTTATGCCAAAAACAGAGGAAAAGCTATTGAAGTGGGTTGGCTTTTTAGCAACGTTACTTCCGCTAGCGCTTTCGTCTATCGCGTATTTCGGGTTCGATAAGGCAATCGAAAACATCCAGTTTGCTGAACAGTATCGCTGGATCGACTTTCAAATCCAAGGCTTCCAGAATGGCGGCGATTTTACAATCAGCTATGACCTTGGGGTAAGCGGGTTAACGGTTGTTCTGTTGCTTTTGACAGCAATCGTCTCAACGCTTGCCGCTGCTGCATCGGTCTGGATAAAGGAAAATTGGAAAGGGTATTTCATGCTGTTCCTCTTGTTGGAACTCGGAATGCTCGGGGTTTTTGCATCACAAAACCTTCTCATGTTCTTTATCTTTTTCGAAATCACGTTGATCCCGACCTTCTTTTTAATCGGAAAATGGGGATATATTGATAGGGAGAAGGCAGCGTATAGCTTTTTAGTCTATAACGGACTCGGTTCAGCGATCTTGTTAATCGTATTCATCATCCTTTATATGAAAACAGGGACGATGAATTATACAGGATTATCTGCGTTCTTTGGTCAACCACCAGAATTGTTGGAGCGAATGTACATCGGAGACGAATTCCGGCTGGGCTTACTGATTGCTCTGTTAGTTGCGTTTGGTGTGAAGCTGCCGATCGTTCCGCTTCATTCCTGGATGCTTCAAGTGCACGTTCAAGCACCACCATCGATTGTTATGATTCACTCAGGGATTCTCTTGAAAATCGGTGCATACGGCTTGTATCAATTCGGGATCGGATTTTTCCCTGAAGAGTTTAAAATGATCGCGTTCTGGATTGCGCTCCTAGGTGTGTTCAACCTGCTGTACGGTGCATTCATCGCCTTCGTACAAGTCGACTTCAAGCGAGTATTAGCGTATTCCAGTGTATCGCACATGGGAATCGTTCTGATCGGACTTGCGAGCTTGAATGGTGCAGGAGTACAAGGCGCGATGTTCCAGGTCGTCTCACACGGCTTAATCTCGGCATTATTGTTCTTTTTAGTCGGATTGATCTATGAACGGACCGGCACATCACTCATTACACATCTCGGCGGAATGGCTAAAGTCATGCCGATCACCGCTGGCTTTTTGCTGGTAGGCGGATTAGCCTCACTCGGATTACCGGGGATGTCCGGCTTCGTCAGTGAGTTCATGGCCTTTTTAGGATTATTTAAAGAAATGCCAGTTCTCGCTGCAGTCGGGACACTCGGAATCATTTTAACCGCCGTATATATGCTTCGTGCCGTACTTGGTATGACATTCGGAGAAACGAAGGAAACACTGTTACATCTTAAGGAACCACGCTTTGTAGATTGGGTGCCGGCGCTGGTCTTGACACTTTTGATCGTATTGATCGGTGTCTATCCAGCAATCCTATCCGATATGCTGCAGCTAACGATTAACGCCATGATGGCAGGCAGGGGGGCTGTCGTATGA
- the nuoL gene encoding NADH-quinone oxidoreductase subunit L — MNPIIWLIPVLPLLSFVLLLLFGRRLKKASAHVGALLTLGSLVLSIVVFMSQWGGEPVKDTINWLTFGETMISAGYLVNPLNALMLVIVSLVSFLVQVYSRGYMDDDDRFPVFFAYLGLFTFAMLGLVLSPNLLQLYVFWELVGLGSFLLIGYYFYKREARSAAKKAFIMTRIGDVGLFIGMILLFWQVGSFEFDVIFNAVAAGDISEGWITLTAILIFVGAIGKSGQFPLHTWLPDAMEGPTPVSALIHAATMVAAGVYLVAAMFPLFEASETAMTTVAVVGGFTAIFAATIGLAQADIKRVLAYSTVSQLGYMMLALGSSGYVAGVFHLTTHAFFKALLFLAAGSVIHAVHTQNIHEMGGLWKKMKWTAPLFLIGAMAISGVPLLSGFFSKDEILAVTYADGRYGLFWIAVAAAFLTAFYMFRLFFLVFTGESRAEKKEDVHESPVSMTFPMIVLGILAIVGGFINTPFATYLGDFLAQNPAVEIHHHETHWWIPVVATGVSLLGILMAWLVYSKKKVTRLSESAPDLHYILLNKYFVDETYDYSFVKGTRAFSYFWYYIDRFVVEGLVAFVKGSIEWISKIGSRFQNGQVQLYGSVAFAGMAILLLVVAWLGGYLS; from the coding sequence ATGAACCCTATAATCTGGCTTATTCCAGTGTTACCGCTCTTATCCTTCGTCCTTCTCTTACTGTTTGGTCGTAGGTTAAAAAAGGCTTCCGCACACGTCGGAGCACTCTTGACACTCGGATCACTCGTATTATCGATCGTTGTTTTCATGAGTCAATGGGGCGGAGAACCCGTCAAGGATACAATCAACTGGTTGACGTTCGGGGAGACGATGATATCAGCTGGATATTTAGTCAATCCGCTGAACGCATTGATGCTTGTCATCGTTTCACTCGTCAGCTTTCTAGTCCAAGTATATTCACGAGGCTACATGGATGACGATGATCGCTTTCCGGTCTTTTTCGCTTATCTTGGACTTTTTACCTTTGCGATGCTCGGGCTCGTTCTTTCCCCGAACCTGCTTCAGCTTTACGTGTTCTGGGAGCTCGTCGGACTCGGCTCATTTCTATTGATCGGGTATTACTTTTATAAAAGGGAAGCCCGTTCTGCCGCAAAAAAAGCATTCATCATGACCCGTATCGGGGATGTCGGCCTGTTCATCGGGATGATTCTACTGTTTTGGCAGGTCGGAAGCTTTGAATTTGATGTAATCTTTAATGCAGTCGCAGCAGGAGACATTTCAGAAGGTTGGATTACGTTGACAGCGATTCTCATTTTTGTTGGAGCAATCGGAAAATCCGGTCAATTTCCGTTACATACATGGCTTCCAGATGCGATGGAAGGTCCAACACCAGTTTCGGCACTCATCCACGCCGCAACGATGGTCGCAGCAGGGGTTTACCTCGTTGCAGCGATGTTTCCGCTTTTTGAGGCATCAGAAACAGCTATGACGACCGTTGCTGTAGTCGGTGGCTTTACCGCCATTTTTGCCGCAACAATCGGGTTAGCTCAGGCAGATATTAAACGCGTGCTTGCCTATTCGACAGTCAGTCAGCTCGGTTACATGATGCTAGCGCTCGGTTCATCCGGCTATGTCGCAGGTGTTTTCCACTTAACGACACATGCGTTTTTTAAAGCATTGTTATTCCTTGCAGCAGGATCGGTGATTCACGCTGTACATACGCAAAACATCCATGAGATGGGCGGTCTTTGGAAAAAAATGAAGTGGACCGCACCGTTGTTTTTAATCGGGGCAATGGCAATCTCCGGTGTTCCACTGCTTTCAGGGTTCTTCAGTAAAGATGAAATCCTCGCGGTAACGTATGCAGATGGACGATACGGATTATTCTGGATTGCGGTAGCAGCAGCATTTTTAACGGCATTTTACATGTTCCGCTTGTTCTTTCTCGTATTCACAGGTGAATCAAGAGCAGAAAAGAAAGAAGACGTACATGAATCTCCAGTGTCAATGACGTTCCCGATGATTGTACTTGGGATACTGGCGATTGTCGGAGGATTCATCAACACACCGTTTGCAACCTATTTAGGCGATTTTCTCGCGCAAAATCCTGCGGTTGAGATCCATCATCATGAAACACACTGGTGGATTCCGGTCGTTGCAACAGGGGTATCGTTACTCGGAATTCTGATGGCATGGCTCGTTTATTCGAAGAAAAAGGTGACGAGACTGTCGGAATCCGCACCAGACCTTCATTACATTTTGTTGAACAAATATTTTGTTGATGAAACGTATGACTACAGTTTTGTAAAAGGAACAAGAGCATTCAGCTATTTCTGGTACTATATCGACCGCTTTGTCGTCGAAGGGCTCGTCGCATTTGTGAAAGGGTCAATTGAGTGGATAAGTAAAATCGGTTCGCGCTTTCAAAACGGGCAGGTTCAGCTCTACGGCTCGGTTGCATTTGCAGGAATGGCGATCTTACTGCTTGTTGTCGCTTGGTTAGGGGGGTACTTATCATAA
- the nuoK gene encoding NADH-quinone oxidoreductase subunit NuoK → MSNVPLSVYLVLALILFCIGLYGALTKRNAVIVLISIELMLNAVNINLVAFSKYGMNPGITGQIFALFTITVAAAEAAVGLAILIALYRNRKTVNVDEIDIMKH, encoded by the coding sequence ATGAGTAATGTACCTTTATCTGTCTACCTTGTTCTCGCATTGATTTTATTTTGCATCGGGTTGTACGGTGCGCTGACGAAGCGTAATGCCGTCATCGTGCTGATCTCGATCGAATTGATGCTGAACGCAGTTAACATTAACCTTGTCGCATTTTCTAAGTATGGAATGAATCCGGGCATTACCGGACAAATCTTTGCATTATTCACGATTACCGTCGCGGCGGCTGAAGCAGCGGTAGGACTCGCGATACTGATCGCTCTTTACCGCAACCGAAAGACCGTTAACGTCGATGAAATAGACATAATGAAACACTAA
- a CDS encoding NADH-quinone oxidoreductase subunit J encodes MSGELIVFFILALVAIGSGIFMLNLTKVVHMVIALVFTFLSIAGLYVMLSAEFVAFVQVLIYSGAITIIMLFGIMLTRHSDRTESKIGVPRTLLVLVGIVAFFGVMFFQINDLSFGEQATELHVDNTEKIGIELYSKYVIPFELTSVLLLVALVGAIVLAKRDDEEEAKTDE; translated from the coding sequence ATGAGTGGAGAACTGATCGTCTTCTTCATCCTCGCACTGGTGGCGATCGGAAGCGGCATTTTCATGCTCAACCTGACGAAGGTCGTGCACATGGTCATTGCACTCGTGTTCACTTTCTTATCGATTGCAGGACTGTATGTTATGCTGTCGGCGGAATTCGTCGCCTTCGTCCAAGTGTTGATCTACTCTGGTGCGATAACGATCATCATGCTGTTCGGGATCATGCTTACCCGGCATAGTGATCGTACCGAGTCGAAAATCGGCGTGCCTCGGACTTTGCTTGTGCTCGTAGGCATCGTCGCCTTTTTCGGGGTCATGTTTTTCCAAATCAATGATTTAAGCTTTGGGGAACAAGCTACCGAACTTCACGTCGATAACACGGAAAAAATCGGAATCGAGCTTTATTCGAAATATGTGATTCCATTTGAACTCACTTCAGTTCTGTTACTCGTTGCCCTTGTCGGTGCAATTGTTTTAGCAAAGCGGGACGATGAGGAGGAGGCAAAAACAGATGAGTAA
- the nuoI gene encoding NADH-quinone oxidoreductase subunit NuoI → MKGLMKGLKYTLKNLTNERVTYSYPDEPLEMPDRFRGIQKFYPEKCIVCNQCANVCPTDCIELTGKKHPDPNKKGKIIDTYDINFEICILCDLCTEVCPTEAIVMTNNFELAEYSRDELFKNLEWLDENDTNVRKENKA, encoded by the coding sequence ATGAAGGGACTAATGAAAGGGTTAAAATACACCCTCAAAAACTTAACAAACGAACGAGTCACGTATTCATACCCGGATGAACCACTCGAAATGCCTGATCGCTTTCGAGGTATACAGAAGTTTTACCCGGAAAAATGTATCGTATGTAACCAGTGTGCCAATGTCTGTCCGACCGATTGCATCGAACTGACAGGGAAAAAGCACCCTGACCCGAATAAAAAGGGGAAAATCATCGATACGTATGACATCAATTTTGAAATCTGCATTTTATGTGACCTTTGTACAGAGGTTTGTCCGACCGAAGCGATCGTGATGACGAACAACTTCGAGCTTGCTGAATACAGCCGTGATGAGCTGTTCAAAAACCTTGAGTGGTTGGATGAAAACGATACGAATGTGCGAAAGGAGAATAAGGCATGA